One genomic window of Roseobacter ponti includes the following:
- the ccmI gene encoding c-type cytochrome biogenesis protein CcmI codes for MIFWIIAGGLATVVAVLIALAMRAPRKRGTEPAAAYDLRVYRDQLREVDRDLARGVVSQADAERVRAEVSRRILAADAALQKEQAGDHDKKGAPQIVAAVAAVLLIGGSVAIYTQLGAPGYGDLALADRIAMADERRASRPAQEAAEASLPRPQTPASASPDYIALVEQLRTTVANRPGDVQGQILLAQNEANLNNFPAAADAQREVIRLKGDAAEATDYAGLADMLVLSAGGYVSPEAEAALQTALSLDPGNGTARYYMGLMMSQVGRPDTAFRIWDGLLREGPEDAPWIPPVLAQIEEMAFRAGVNYQLPEIGGGRGPTAADIEAAGDMTPAERMEMIGNMVSGLSDRLATEGGPVEDWAQLITALGVLGQTSQAAAVYENATEVFAGDTRALDLLLRAGQRAQVAE; via the coding sequence ATGATATTCTGGATCATCGCAGGCGGGCTTGCGACCGTGGTCGCTGTGCTGATCGCGCTGGCGATGCGCGCGCCGCGTAAGCGAGGTACTGAGCCGGCAGCGGCCTATGACCTGCGCGTATACCGCGACCAGCTGCGCGAGGTTGACAGGGACCTCGCCCGCGGCGTGGTGAGCCAGGCAGATGCGGAACGGGTACGCGCCGAGGTTTCCCGCCGTATTCTGGCCGCCGATGCGGCACTTCAGAAGGAACAGGCCGGCGATCACGATAAAAAAGGCGCACCACAGATCGTTGCTGCCGTTGCTGCCGTGCTGCTGATCGGCGGCAGTGTCGCGATTTACACGCAGCTCGGCGCACCGGGATACGGCGATCTGGCGCTTGCTGACCGCATCGCCATGGCCGACGAACGCCGCGCCAGCCGCCCCGCTCAGGAAGCCGCCGAAGCCAGCCTGCCGCGCCCGCAGACACCCGCCAGTGCCAGCCCCGACTACATCGCGCTCGTGGAGCAGTTGCGCACGACTGTCGCAAACCGGCCCGGCGATGTGCAGGGACAGATCCTGCTGGCCCAGAACGAGGCCAACCTCAACAACTTCCCCGCAGCAGCCGACGCACAGCGCGAGGTCATCCGCCTCAAGGGTGATGCGGCAGAGGCCACGGATTACGCAGGTCTGGCCGATATGCTGGTGCTTTCGGCCGGTGGCTATGTCTCACCCGAAGCCGAGGCCGCGCTGCAGACCGCACTCAGCCTTGATCCGGGCAACGGCACGGCGCGCTATTATATGGGCCTGATGATGTCACAGGTCGGACGGCCCGATACGGCCTTCCGGATCTGGGACGGGCTGCTGCGCGAGGGGCCGGAAGACGCGCCCTGGATCCCGCCGGTTCTCGCACAGATCGAGGAAATGGCTTTTCGCGCCGGGGTAAACTACCAGCTGCCTGAAATCGGCGGCGGCCGCGGGCCGACGGCGGCCGACATCGAGGCCGCCGGCGACATGACGCCGGCAGAGCGCATGGAGATGATCGGCAATATGGTCTCCGGACTGTCTGACCGGCTGGCCACTGAAGGCGGCCCGGTCGAAGACTGGGCACAGCTGATCACGGCACTTGGCGTGCTGGGACAGACGTCCCAGGCCGCTGCCGTCTATGAAAACGCGACGGAGGTCTTTGCCGGTGACACCCGCGCACTTGATCTTCTGCTGCGCGCAGGTCAGCGCGCACAGGTGGCGGAATGA
- the metF gene encoding methylenetetrahydrofolate reductase [NAD(P)H] — translation MSTPAVSFEVFPPRSIDASFRLWETAQALAPLAPRFFSVTYGAGGTTRDLTHDAAYTLRKSSGLPVAAHLTCVGATRDETMATARRFAKAGVTDLVALRGDAPEGSDGFTAHPDGFANSVDLIEALAATNLFTLRVGAYPEKHPEAASQAASIDWLKAKIDAGAAEAITQFFFEAETFLRFRDDCAKAGITAPITPGILPVTNWASARKFALRCGTSVPLWLDQAFETAIRDNRHDLLARAVCTEMCSALVDEGVENLHFYTLNRPELTREICHALGVTQAETGVRDVA, via the coding sequence ATGTCCACACCCGCTGTTTCATTCGAAGTCTTTCCGCCCCGCTCGATCGATGCATCCTTTCGCCTGTGGGAAACGGCCCAGGCACTGGCGCCGCTGGCACCGCGGTTTTTCTCGGTGACATATGGCGCGGGCGGCACGACGCGCGATCTGACCCATGACGCCGCCTACACGCTGCGCAAATCGTCCGGCCTGCCGGTCGCGGCGCATCTGACCTGCGTGGGCGCCACGCGCGACGAAACCATGGCCACCGCGCGCCGGTTTGCCAAAGCCGGTGTGACCGATCTTGTGGCCCTGCGCGGTGATGCGCCCGAGGGCAGCGACGGCTTTACCGCCCACCCCGACGGCTTTGCAAATTCCGTGGATCTGATCGAAGCGCTGGCCGCCACGAACCTTTTCACCCTGCGCGTCGGCGCCTATCCGGAAAAACATCCCGAAGCGGCAAGCCAGGCGGCCAGCATTGACTGGCTCAAAGCCAAGATCGACGCAGGTGCCGCCGAGGCGATCACGCAGTTCTTCTTTGAAGCAGAGACCTTTCTGCGCTTCCGCGATGACTGCGCAAAGGCCGGGATCACCGCCCCGATAACACCGGGCATACTGCCGGTGACCAACTGGGCCAGCGCCCGTAAATTCGCCCTGCGCTGCGGCACCAGCGTGCCTCTCTGGCTCGATCAGGCCTTTGAAACCGCAATCCGCGATAACCGCCACGACCTGCTGGCCCGCGCGGTCTGCACGGAGATGTGCTCGGCGCTGGTCGATGAGGGTGTCGAAAACCTGCATTTCTATACGCTGAACCGGCCGGAGCTGACGCGTGAGATCTGCCACGCTCTCGGGGTCACCCAGGCGGAGACAGGCGTGCGCGACGTTGCGTAA
- a CDS encoding sarcosine oxidase subunit delta, with protein sequence MLILTCPVCGVTAEETEFHAGGEAHLKRYGPGSSEENFEEYLFMRENPKGVHFERWRHVYGCGKWFHAARSTTTLEVFGVYPAQTVEPPAGLKSAISEKQPGWSWRGFS encoded by the coding sequence ATGCTGATCCTGACCTGTCCTGTCTGCGGTGTGACCGCCGAAGAGACCGAATTTCACGCCGGTGGCGAAGCGCATCTGAAACGGTACGGGCCGGGGAGTTCTGAAGAGAATTTCGAGGAATATCTCTTTATGCGTGAAAATCCGAAGGGCGTGCATTTTGAACGCTGGCGGCATGTCTATGGCTGCGGCAAATGGTTTCATGCCGCACGCTCCACGACCACGCTTGAGGTTTTCGGTGTTTATCCTGCGCAGACGGTTGAACCGCCGGCCGGACTGAAATCCGCCATTTCCGAAAAACAGCCGGGCTGGTCCTGGAGGGGCTTCTCATGA
- a CDS encoding sarcosine oxidase subunit alpha family protein yields the protein MSERLATGGRLVNRDTSVSFTFNGRTLTGCEGDTLASALLANDQMLIGRSFKYHRPRGVVASGAEEPNGLVNMGEGARFEPNQRVTTTELFEGLTARSQNHWPSLEFDVGAINTKLARFLPAGFYYKMFIHPRPLWKHVYEPFIRQSAGLGQAPEEGDADTYEHFYAFCDVLVIGGGVAGLQAAHAAAKSGARVILMEQTAGWGGRAVVDGGTVDGAPVDNFVEQIVSELETMPDVTMRTRMTGAGVYDHGYALGYEQLRDNAPQKEGPRHRLWRIRATQIITATGAIERPLSFAGNDVPGVMLASAVRDYVVNYGVSPGDRTVVVTNNDDAYQTAIALNYAGLTVKAILDARVLPEDSPVMEQVKALGIRVLMGHGIAAVQGGKRVSGVTVCSQSGEGDVIEEIYCDTVAMSGGWSPVVHLWSHCGGKLAWDAGQAMFRPDVDKAPTGVDGAPFVMPAGAANGMMSLSEIMSDAHAAGQSAARAAGFKPGSRKAPVGESGEEAPMMPVWLMPQGAPYKLRSKAWLDYQNDVKVSDVQLAAQEGFESVEHAKRYTTLGMATDQGKLSNINGLATLAGAVGADIPQVGTTTFRPPYTPISMASIAGEARGDVFQPLRRTPMHDWHDSNGAHWEPVGQWRRPYAYVRSGESVADAVNREVFNTRQNLGLLDASTLGKIIVRGPDAPKFLDMMYTNMMSTLKPGKCRYGLMCSENGFLIDDGVVARIDEDTFLCHTTTGGAEHIHQHMEEWLQTEWWDWQVYVANITEQYAQIAVVGPNARAALEKLGGMDVSAEGLGFMEWADGTLGGFKCRVFRISFSGELSYEIAVDAGQGQAFWDALMVVGHDLGVMPYGTETLHVLRAEKGFIMIGDETDGTVIPQDLGLNWAISKKKDDFLGKRAQERSHMTDPDRWKLVGLETVSGGVLPDGAYAVGTGTNANGQRNVIGRVTSSYHSATLGRGIAMGLVLNGPDRMGEVIEFPGTEGATFRAKIVDPVFYDKEGEKQNV from the coding sequence ATGAGTGAACGTCTGGCAACGGGGGGCCGGCTGGTCAACCGCGACACATCCGTGTCCTTTACCTTTAACGGCAGAACGCTGACGGGCTGTGAAGGCGATACGCTCGCCTCTGCGCTGCTCGCGAACGATCAGATGCTGATCGGCCGTTCGTTCAAGTACCACCGCCCGCGCGGTGTCGTGGCGTCGGGCGCGGAAGAGCCCAACGGTCTGGTGAACATGGGCGAGGGCGCGCGGTTTGAGCCGAACCAGCGCGTGACGACAACGGAGCTTTTCGAGGGGCTCACAGCGCGCAGCCAGAACCACTGGCCCAGCCTTGAGTTCGACGTCGGTGCGATCAACACGAAACTCGCGCGGTTTCTGCCGGCGGGGTTCTATTACAAGATGTTCATCCACCCCCGGCCGCTCTGGAAGCACGTCTATGAACCCTTTATCCGTCAGTCTGCCGGTCTGGGTCAGGCGCCCGAAGAGGGCGACGCGGATACCTATGAGCATTTCTATGCCTTTTGCGATGTGCTGGTGATCGGTGGCGGTGTCGCCGGGTTGCAGGCGGCGCATGCGGCAGCAAAAAGCGGTGCCCGTGTGATCCTTATGGAACAGACCGCAGGCTGGGGCGGGCGTGCGGTGGTCGATGGCGGCACGGTTGACGGCGCGCCTGTGGACAACTTCGTGGAACAAATCGTTTCCGAACTGGAAACAATGCCGGATGTGACGATGCGGACGCGCATGACAGGCGCCGGCGTTTATGATCATGGCTATGCGCTGGGATACGAGCAACTGCGTGATAACGCGCCGCAAAAAGAGGGTCCGCGGCACCGGCTGTGGCGCATCAGAGCGACACAGATCATCACCGCCACGGGGGCCATCGAGCGACCTTTGTCCTTTGCCGGTAACGATGTGCCGGGCGTTATGCTGGCCTCGGCGGTGCGGGATTATGTTGTTAACTACGGCGTCTCGCCGGGGGATCGCACGGTGGTTGTGACCAACAATGATGATGCCTATCAGACCGCGATCGCCCTTAATTATGCGGGTCTGACGGTCAAAGCGATCCTCGATGCGCGGGTGCTGCCCGAGGACAGCCCGGTGATGGAACAGGTCAAAGCGCTGGGCATCCGTGTGCTGATGGGCCACGGCATCGCGGCGGTGCAGGGCGGCAAGCGGGTGAGCGGTGTCACCGTCTGCAGCCAGTCCGGTGAGGGCGATGTGATCGAGGAGATCTACTGCGATACGGTAGCGATGTCGGGGGGCTGGTCGCCGGTCGTGCACCTGTGGTCGCACTGCGGTGGCAAGCTGGCCTGGGACGCGGGCCAGGCCATGTTCCGCCCGGATGTGGATAAAGCACCGACGGGTGTGGACGGTGCGCCTTTTGTGATGCCTGCCGGAGCGGCTAACGGTATGATGTCGCTGAGCGAAATTATGTCTGATGCGCATGCCGCGGGCCAGTCTGCCGCGCGTGCTGCGGGCTTTAAACCGGGCAGCCGGAAGGCCCCTGTGGGCGAAAGCGGCGAAGAGGCTCCGATGATGCCGGTCTGGCTGATGCCACAGGGCGCGCCCTATAAGCTGCGCTCCAAAGCCTGGCTCGATTATCAGAACGATGTGAAGGTCAGTGATGTGCAGCTGGCCGCGCAGGAGGGCTTTGAAAGCGTCGAACACGCCAAGCGATATACCACCCTCGGCATGGCCACGGATCAGGGTAAGCTGAGTAACATCAACGGTCTGGCCACGCTGGCAGGTGCTGTGGGTGCAGATATCCCGCAGGTGGGCACCACGACTTTCCGTCCGCCCTATACGCCGATTTCGATGGCTTCCATCGCAGGCGAGGCGCGCGGCGATGTGTTCCAGCCGCTGCGGCGCACGCCCATGCACGACTGGCATGACAGCAACGGCGCGCACTGGGAGCCGGTTGGCCAGTGGCGGCGGCCCTATGCCTATGTGCGGAGCGGTGAGTCGGTGGCGGATGCGGTCAACCGCGAGGTGTTCAACACACGGCAGAACCTCGGGCTGCTCGATGCCTCGACGCTGGGCAAGATCATCGTGCGGGGGCCGGATGCGCCGAAGTTCCTCGACATGATGTACACCAACATGATGAGCACGCTGAAGCCGGGCAAATGTCGTTATGGCCTGATGTGCTCGGAGAACGGGTTCCTGATCGATGACGGTGTGGTGGCGCGGATCGATGAGGACACCTTTCTTTGCCATACGACTACGGGCGGGGCGGAGCACATCCACCAGCATATGGAAGAGTGGCTGCAGACCGAATGGTGGGACTGGCAGGTCTATGTGGCCAACATCACCGAGCAGTATGCACAGATCGCCGTGGTGGGCCCCAATGCGCGTGCGGCGCTGGAAAAGCTGGGCGGGATGGATGTCTCTGCCGAAGGGCTGGGGTTCATGGAATGGGCGGACGGCACGCTCGGCGGCTTTAAGTGTCGGGTCTTCCGGATCTCCTTCTCCGGTGAACTGAGTTATGAGATAGCGGTGGATGCAGGCCAGGGGCAGGCTTTCTGGGACGCTCTGATGGTGGTGGGTCACGATCTGGGTGTGATGCCCTACGGCACGGAGACACTTCACGTTCTGCGCGCCGAAAAGGGCTTCATCATGATCGGGGACGAGACCGACGGCACGGTGATCCCGCAGGATCTGGGGCTGAACTGGGCCATCTCAAAGAAAAAGGACGACTTTCTGGGCAAACGCGCGCAGGAGCGCAGCCACATGACGGACCCGGACCGCTGGAAGCTGGTGGGGCTGGAGACGGTATCAGGGGGCGTGCTGCCTGATGGTGCTTATGCGGTGGGCACGGGCACCAATGCCAATGGCCAGCGCAATGTGATCGGACGCGTGACGTCAAGCTATCACTCGGCCACGCTGGGCCGGGGGATTGCCATGGGGCTGGTGCTGAACGGACCTGACCGGATGGGTGAGGTGATTGAGTTCCCGGGCACTGAAGGCGCGACATTCCGGGCGAAAATCGTCGACCCGGTGTTCTATGATAAAGAAGGGGAGAAGCAGAATGTCTGA
- a CDS encoding DUF1289 domain-containing protein — MSDDIWKRDEIESPCIKVCVVHPEARLCTGCLRSIDEITQWSRLSVEARRAIIAELPGRAGRITRRRGGRAARLAR; from the coding sequence ATGAGCGACGACATCTGGAAACGGGACGAGATCGAAAGCCCCTGCATCAAGGTCTGCGTGGTGCATCCCGAGGCGCGGCTCTGCACCGGCTGTCTGCGCAGCATCGACGAGATCACGCAGTGGTCACGCCTGAGTGTCGAGGCCCGTCGGGCCATCATCGCTGAACTGCCAGGGCGGGCGGGCCGGATCACCCGCCGGCGCGGCGGGCGGGCGGCACGTCTCGCACGCTGA
- a CDS encoding sarcosine oxidase subunit gamma — protein sequence MSDPLSALNGASTATGIAGVRELPLQGMITLRGDMGAAALKKAVTAAVGLKMPALGEALSDAGKTVCRMSPDEVLLLCDYNAAGDILQAARDALGDTHSLVVNVSDARAAFEVSGPFAREVLAKLCPVDLAPGRFEPGMFRRTRMAQVAAAFRMPAADTFHIICFRSQARYVFDVLRVAAQPGSEVNAFGAAT from the coding sequence ATGTCTGACCCTCTGTCCGCCCTGAACGGGGCATCCACTGCAACCGGCATCGCCGGGGTGCGCGAACTGCCCCTGCAGGGGATGATCACACTGCGCGGTGATATGGGCGCCGCGGCGCTGAAAAAGGCTGTGACGGCCGCGGTCGGGCTGAAGATGCCGGCCCTGGGTGAAGCTCTGTCGGACGCGGGGAAAACCGTTTGTCGCATGTCGCCGGATGAGGTCCTGTTACTTTGCGATTACAATGCGGCAGGAGACATTCTTCAGGCAGCACGGGACGCGCTTGGAGACACGCACAGCCTGGTGGTGAACGTGTCTGATGCGCGCGCGGCCTTTGAGGTCAGCGGGCCCTTTGCGCGCGAGGTGTTGGCCAAGCTCTGCCCGGTTGATCTCGCGCCCGGGCGGTTTGAGCCGGGCATGTTCCGGCGCACCCGCATGGCTCAGGTCGCCGCGGCCTTCAGAATGCCGGCAGCAGATACGTTTCATATCATCTGTTTCCGCAGCCAGGCGCGATATGTATTTGATGTGCTCCGGGTTGCAGCGCAGCCGGGCTCGGAGGTTAACGCATTCGGAGCCGCGACTTGA
- a CDS encoding LysR family transcriptional regulator: MHIEFRHLRTIQAIHEAGGLARAADLLHITQSALSHQIKGLEDQAGVELFVRRSKPLKLSPAGQRLLKLAEQVLPQVQALQDEFTGLRAGSTGRMHIAIECHACFEWLFPVLEKFRRSWADVDVDIRPGLAFDALPALLKEEVDLVVSSDPEDLPGVEFVELFDYAPVFVASSQHTLAQKPFVEAADFRGETLITYPVERSRLDVFSQLLIPAKVEPAAIRQVELTAVILLLVASNRGVAVLPDWVVREVKYSSDYVTRPLTEKGVTRRLYAAVRHDDMEKAYMQHLLRLAGEEARKLQAR; the protein is encoded by the coding sequence ATGCATATTGAGTTCAGACACCTGCGTACCATTCAGGCCATTCACGAGGCAGGCGGGCTCGCGCGCGCGGCTGATCTGCTGCACATCACGCAATCTGCCTTAAGTCATCAGATCAAGGGGCTCGAAGATCAGGCCGGCGTTGAACTGTTTGTGCGCCGCTCCAAGCCGCTGAAACTGTCGCCGGCGGGACAGAGGCTGCTGAAACTGGCAGAACAGGTGCTGCCCCAGGTGCAGGCGCTGCAGGATGAGTTCACCGGCCTGCGCGCGGGCAGCACAGGCCGGATGCACATCGCCATCGAGTGTCACGCCTGTTTTGAATGGCTCTTCCCGGTTCTGGAGAAATTCCGGCGGTCCTGGGCGGATGTGGACGTCGATATCCGCCCCGGTCTTGCCTTTGACGCGCTGCCGGCGCTGCTCAAAGAGGAGGTCGATCTTGTGGTGTCTTCCGACCCTGAAGATCTGCCCGGGGTCGAGTTTGTGGAACTCTTTGATTATGCACCGGTTTTTGTGGCTTCGAGCCAGCACACGCTGGCGCAGAAGCCTTTCGTCGAGGCGGCGGATTTTCGTGGTGAGACGCTGATCACCTACCCGGTGGAACGCTCGCGACTGGATGTGTTCAGCCAGCTGCTGATCCCCGCCAAGGTCGAGCCGGCTGCGATCCGTCAGGTTGAACTTACTGCGGTGATACTGCTGCTCGTGGCGTCAAACCGGGGCGTTGCAGTGCTGCCTGACTGGGTGGTGCGCGAGGTGAAGTATTCTTCTGATTACGTCACACGCCCGCTGACCGAAAAGGGTGTGACCCGCAGGCTTTATGCGGCGGTCCGGCATGATGATATGGAAAAAGCGTATATGCAGCACCTGTTGCGGCTTGCCGGCGAAGAGGCGCGCAAACTGCAGGCCCGCTAA
- a CDS encoding superoxide dismutase, with translation MAFELPDLPYAHDALASKGMSAETLEYHHDLHHNAYVTNGNKAIEGTEWADKSLEEIIKGTYDPSAVAQNGIFNNISQLWNHNQFWEMMSPGVSAMPGELEKAITESFGSVDEFKSKFSAAGAGQFGSGWAWLVKDTDGSLKVTKTENGVNPVCFGQTALLGCDVWEHSYYIDFRNKRPAYLENFLNNLVNWENVASRL, from the coding sequence ATGGCTTTTGAACTACCTGATCTTCCCTATGCGCATGATGCTCTGGCATCTAAAGGCATGTCCGCAGAGACCCTGGAATACCACCACGATCTGCACCACAACGCCTATGTGACAAACGGCAACAAGGCGATTGAGGGCACGGAATGGGCGGATAAATCGCTCGAAGAGATCATCAAGGGCACCTATGATCCCTCCGCCGTGGCGCAGAATGGCATCTTCAACAACATCAGCCAGCTCTGGAACCACAACCAGTTCTGGGAGATGATGAGCCCGGGCGTCAGCGCGATGCCCGGTGAGCTTGAGAAAGCCATCACCGAAAGCTTTGGCTCTGTCGATGAGTTCAAATCAAAGTTTTCAGCGGCAGGTGCGGGCCAGTTCGGCTCGGGCTGGGCATGGCTGGTGAAAGACACCGACGGCAGCCTGAAAGTGACAAAGACAGAAAACGGCGTGAACCCGGTCTGTTTTGGTCAGACGGCACTGCTGGGTTGTGATGTCTGGGAGCATTCCTATTACATCGATTTCCGCAACAAGCGCCCGGCGTATCTGGAAAACTTCCTCAACAATCTGGTGAACTGGGAAAACGTGGCCTCGCGCCTCTGA
- the ruvX gene encoding Holliday junction resolvase RuvX, translating to MIFEDTEAFLAALPPLQAIAGLDLGTVTIGVAVSDTFLSVATPLETIRRRKFTEDAAALRLVLDKRRIGGLVLGLPRNMDGSEGPRCQSTRAFARNIDRLDGFDLALTFWDERLSTVAAERALLEADTSRKRRAEVIDHVAAAYILQGALDRMAVLRRNKDRA from the coding sequence ATGATCTTTGAGGACACCGAAGCGTTTCTGGCCGCCCTGCCCCCCCTGCAGGCCATTGCCGGTCTTGATCTGGGCACGGTAACGATCGGCGTGGCGGTCTCCGATACGTTTCTGTCGGTGGCCACGCCCCTCGAAACCATCCGCCGCCGCAAGTTCACCGAAGACGCCGCCGCACTGCGGCTGGTACTGGATAAACGACGCATCGGCGGGCTCGTCCTGGGCCTGCCACGCAATATGGACGGCTCCGAAGGGCCGCGCTGCCAGTCGACACGCGCCTTCGCCCGCAACATCGACCGGCTCGACGGGTTTGACCTCGCCCTGACCTTCTGGGACGAACGGCTTTCGACGGTGGCCGCCGAACGGGCGCTCCTTGAGGCGGATACATCGCGCAAACGTCGCGCCGAGGTGATTGATCACGTGGCAGCCGCGTATATTCTGCAGGGGGCGCTGGACCGTATGGCCGTATTGCGCCGCAATAAGGACAGAGCATGA
- a CDS encoding PaaI family thioesterase, which translates to MTYAARTPDDLTPRDQILSMSGLEFMQGILDDRIAGAPIAETLGLDLLEVEEGRVVFSGTPGFGALNPSGAVHGGWYGTLLDSALGCAAMTMVPKGSVYTTLEYKVNITRAIPQGTPVICTATVDHAGRSTCVASGVIRGRDDGRVYATGSTTCIIMKIA; encoded by the coding sequence ATGACCTATGCCGCCAGAACGCCTGACGACCTGACACCCCGAGACCAGATCCTGAGCATGTCAGGGCTGGAGTTCATGCAGGGTATTCTGGACGACAGGATTGCCGGGGCCCCGATCGCGGAAACACTCGGCCTCGATCTTCTGGAGGTTGAAGAGGGTCGCGTCGTCTTCTCCGGCACGCCCGGATTTGGCGCACTGAACCCCAGCGGCGCAGTACACGGCGGCTGGTACGGCACGCTGCTGGATTCCGCGCTGGGATGTGCGGCAATGACAATGGTGCCAAAGGGCTCTGTCTATACAACGCTTGAATACAAGGTGAATATCACCCGGGCGATCCCGCAGGGCACACCGGTGATCTGCACTGCAACGGTCGATCATGCGGGCCGATCGACCTGTGTCGCGAGCGGCGTTATCCGCGGGCGCGACGACGGGCGCGTTTATGCCACGGGCTCGACAACCTGTATCATCATGAAGATCGCCTGA
- a CDS encoding sarcosine oxidase subunit beta family protein — translation MKRYSVFAVAREAARYHTGWERAWRKAEPKKKYDVIIIGGGGHGLATAYHLGKRFGIKNVAILEKGWLGGGNTGRNTTIIRSNYLQDPSAALYEKSRSLYETMSQDLNYNVMFSPRGVIMLAQTHHEVRGYQRTAHANALQGVKTEWISPTRVKDLVPIMNIAGPRYPVLGGLWQARGGTARHDAVAWGYARACSDMGMDVIQQCEVTAVRREGGKVVGVDTTKGAIDCDKLGIVVAGNSGHVAGLAGFRLPIESVALQALVSEPIKPCMDVVVMANTVHGYLSQSDKGEMVIGGGTDGYNNYTQRGSFHHIEETVRALIETFPMLSRLKMLRQWGGIVDVTGDRSPILSKTPVENVFINCGWGTGGFKATPGSGWAMAELIAKGHGPLTDAFGLERFREGRFIDESVAAGVAH, via the coding sequence ATGAAACGCTATTCTGTTTTTGCTGTCGCGCGCGAGGCTGCACGGTATCACACCGGCTGGGAACGCGCCTGGCGCAAAGCCGAACCAAAGAAAAAGTACGATGTGATCATCATCGGGGGCGGCGGGCACGGGCTGGCGACGGCGTACCACCTTGGCAAACGGTTCGGCATCAAAAACGTGGCGATCCTCGAGAAAGGCTGGCTGGGCGGCGGCAACACCGGCCGGAACACCACCATCATCCGCTCCAATTACCTGCAGGACCCGTCGGCCGCACTTTATGAGAAGTCGCGCAGTCTTTATGAGACGATGAGCCAGGATCTCAACTACAACGTCATGTTCAGCCCGCGTGGCGTGATCATGCTGGCGCAGACCCATCACGAGGTGCGCGGCTATCAGCGCACGGCCCATGCCAATGCGCTGCAGGGCGTGAAAACCGAATGGATAAGCCCCACGCGCGTGAAAGATCTGGTGCCGATCATGAACATCGCCGGGCCGCGCTATCCGGTGCTGGGCGGGCTCTGGCAGGCGCGGGGCGGCACGGCGCGCCATGATGCGGTGGCCTGGGGCTATGCCCGGGCCTGTTCTGACATGGGCATGGATGTGATCCAGCAGTGCGAAGTCACGGCAGTGCGGCGCGAGGGCGGGAAAGTCGTCGGCGTGGATACCACGAAGGGTGCGATTGACTGCGACAAACTCGGGATCGTTGTGGCGGGCAATTCCGGTCACGTGGCCGGGCTCGCGGGGTTCCGGCTGCCGATCGAGAGTGTGGCGCTGCAGGCGCTGGTTTCGGAGCCGATCAAGCCCTGCATGGATGTGGTTGTCATGGCCAACACGGTGCACGGGTATCTGTCGCAGTCCGACAAGGGCGAGATGGTGATCGGCGGCGGCACGGACGGGTACAACAACTACACCCAGCGCGGCTCTTTCCATCATATCGAGGAAACCGTGCGCGCGCTGATCGAGACTTTCCCGATGCTGAGCCGTCTGAAGATGCTGCGCCAGTGGGGCGGCATTGTGGATGTGACGGGCGACCGTTCGCCGATCTTAAGCAAAACACCGGTGGAAAATGTGTTCATCAACTGCGGCTGGGGCACCGGCGGGTTCAAGGCAACGCCCGGATCGGGCTGGGCGATGGCGGAACTGATTGCGAAGGGTCACGGGCCGCTGACGGATGCTTTCGGGCTGGAGCGGTTTCGCGAAGGGCGCTTCATTGACGAAAGCGTTGCCGCCGGGGTGGCGCACTGA